DNA sequence from the Devosia lacusdianchii genome:
CAGTCTTGCGGCCAGACGATGCGCCAGCGCCTGTTCGAAGGTATCGTGATTGAGGATGGCCGAGATTGCCATATTGGCCAGCGACGGCTCGGCCGCCACGATCTGCCGGGCTCCACCGCGAACGGCCTCCCAGACTGGATCCACGGATTTGATCTCCGCTGACTTCTTGGCGCTGCTCGTCATCGCGCGTCATCTCCGCTTCATCGTGCACAAGCGATATAAGCCATTCCTTACCACATGACAAAGTCTTGGCGCAGTGACTGGTTCACGATTGGCTGTTCGGCGCGAACGTCCTGCCAAGAAAGGCGAGCGCGGCAGTTTTGAATTTCGTGTCGCCTGTTGCACGCATGTGGTCTCGCTTGGGGATAACGAAGGCTTCGGCATCCGGCATTAGCTCCGCCAATGGCTCAGGTGGACCAGCCATCTCGTCGGCCTCGCCCACCGCCACCAGGACAGGCACCGCGATTCGCCGCACGTCGGCCCGCGCCATCGGTTGGCGCGAAGTTTCCATACACGCCGCCAGCGCCTGGCGATCGGCCTTGGTGTGATCAGCGAAAATCCGGAACTGCCGGGCCGTCGGATGCTTCAATCCATCGAGCGAGGGCGCTCGCAGCCCCGAAATGATGTCATTGCCGTCGCTCAGGCCATTGATGAGGTTCATCCCCATCCCGCCAAAAATGGCGCAGACCACCCGCTCCTCGTGCTGGAATGCCATGAACGCCGCGATCCGCGCGCCCATCGAATACCCGAGCACAGCGGCCCGCTCGATACCGAGATGATCGAGCAGCGCCACCGCGTCCCGGGCCATATCCTGCGGATAGTACCGCTCCGGGTCATACGGCTTGTCCGAGCCGCCATGCCCCCGATTATCCAGCACGATGGCCCGGTATCCCGCAGTCGTCAGCGTTTCCACCCAACCTGTATCGATCCAGTTGACCTTGCCGCTCGAGGCGAAGCCGTGGATGCAGAGCACCGGTGGACCCTCACCAAACGATTCATAGGCCAGCGTCAGTCCGTCGGATTGGAAGGTGGGCATGTTTGTCACCGTGTTATCCTCCCGCTTTCGCGGGAATGGCACTGGAAATCAATAGGCGAATGGGAGTGGCCCGCCTTCCATTGGCTTCTGCCTTCGACTATGGTCCGGCCAACTTCAAATCACCGCTCGCGGATATTCCTCATGGCACACGGCAGCACGCCACACTTCCACAATACCGAAGGTCTCCGGCAGATCGAGGTGGGTTCCAAGGAATTCCAGTGCGTCGGCGCCCTGCCCCCGTTCGACCACCCGCATGTGTTTCTCGATATGGGTAAGGACAACGAAATCGTCTGCCCCTATTGCTCGACGCACTACGTGTTCAACTCGCGCCTTGCCGCCGGCACGTCCAACCCGCTCTCCGCCGTCTTCCACGCCGACGCCGCCTAAGACCCTTTGATATGCCCGGCATCGGCCGAACCTACTATGTGGCCGGCGCGGGCATTACCGGCCTGACACTGGCGCTGGCGCTCGCCAAGTTTGGCGCCACGGTCGTCGTGCTTGAGCGCAATCCGGTATTGTCCGAATTCGGCGCCGGCCTTCAGGTCAGTCCCAATGCCCGCCGCGTGCTCGATCGGCTCGGCCTCGACGAGACCATCTCGGCCCACAGCCTGGAACCGTCAGGCATCGACATCTACCCCTATCGCCGCTCGTCACCCCTGGTAACGCTCGAACTCGGCCAAGCCATGCGGGACCGGTTCGGCGCACCCTATGCGGTGATGCACCGGGCCGACCTGGCCGATGCGCTCTACAAAGCATGCCGGCGCTTCGCCAATATCGACATACTCTTCGGCGTCCGCTCTTGGGACGCCGTCTCGCATGCGCGCGGCGTCACCGTCTCGATCGACGAGGCCAACGGCCAATCGCGCACCGCCCGGGGCCTGGCCCTCATCGGCACCGATGGCGTCCACTCGCTTACGCGCCGCAACCTCTTGCACGGAACGGACGCCCAGTACCGCGGCCGCGTGGCCTGGCGCACATTACTGCCCTTCGATTCTCTCGCCGGCCAGCTTGCGCTGGACCGCGTCTCGGTGCTGTTCGCCCCCGGCTACCATATGGTCTGCTACCCGCTGCCCCATCGGCGGCAGGTCAATGTCGCCCTATTCGCCGCAGCCTCCCAAAATAAGTCGGAGACCGGCGACGTCCCCGTTCTGCCGCGTTCCTCGCGGCACAGCCCGCGCATCGACGTCATCCTTACCGCCGCTGGCAGCACCTGGACGCCCTGGCCGCTCTACACGGTCGAGACGCCACGCTGGCACGAGGGCAATATCGGGATCGTCGGCGACGCCGCTCACGCAATGGTTCCATTCCAGGCCCAGGGCGCTGCCATGGGCATTGAGGACGCTGCTGTGCTCGCTCCCCTGCTGATCAGCGAAGCCGGCGCCGAAACCGCCTTCGCCAAATACGAACTGGCACGCCGCCAGCGCGTAACCCGCGTCGCCCGCACTTCGCGCACCAATGGCACGATCTTTCACATGCAATGGCCACTGAGCATTGCCCGAAATCTCGTGATCAGCGCCCAGGGCAGCCAGGGCCACCTCAAGCGCCTGGCCTGGCTCTACGACTATGACGCCGGAGTGAATCAGCATGTCAACGACGCACCATAACCGCTTCCGCCGACTCGATTTTTCCGTGTCCCGGGGCGTCGCGGCGGAACCATCTGCGACCCTTCGGCCTTGCTTTGGCAGTCCCGGCTGTGTCAACTGCGCGACACATCCCACCGCTGGTTCGAAGTCCGAAGGTTAGCGCCCAAGCATGCAAGCAGCGACTCGCTCACGCCTGACCCTCACCTGTATTCTGGTGACGATCCTGCTTGATATGGTTGGCGTGGGCATCATCGTGCCGGTTCTGCCCGAACTGCTGGAAGACCTGACCGGCGGCAGCAGCGTCGCCAATGCGGCCGTCATCGGCGGTTACCTGGTCTTCGCCTACGCCTTCATGCAGTTCGTGTTCTCGCCGGTGCTTGGCAACCTGTCCGATCGCTTCGGCCGCCGTCCAGTTCTACTCGTGTCTCTGCTCGGCCTCACCTTTGACTACCTGATGATGTCGATCGCCCCCGTGGTCTGGTATCTCTTCATCGGCCGCATCATCGCCGGTATTGCCGGTGCGGCCCTGGCCACGGCCACCGCCTATATGGCCGACATCACACCGCCGCATAAGCGGACCCATCGCTTCGGCCTCATCGGCGCCGCCTTCGGTCTGGGGTTCATCATCGGTCCGGTGATCGGCGGCGAATTGGGCGAATTCGGCCCGCGTGTGCCGTTCTATGCCGCAGCCGGGCTTGCCTTCGCCAATTTCCTCTTCGGCCTGCTGGTCTTGCCGGAAAGCCTGCCCAAGGCGTCCCGCCGCAAGTTCGACATTCGTCGCGCCAACCCGCTCGGAGCCGTGCTGGCGCTCAAGAAATATCCCTCGGTGCTCTGGCTGCTCGCCGTGCTGTTCTTTTTCCAGCTCTCCGCCCAGGCTCTACCGACCGTGTTCAGCTATTTCACCGTAGAAGTGTTCCACTTCACCTCTTCTACGATCGGTCGCACCTTGGGCGCTTTCGGTCTCGGCTTCGCCATCAGCCAGGCCCTCGTCGCCGGCCCTCTGTCGAAGGGTATCGGCGAGCCCGCGGTGGCAATGATTGGTCTCCTCGCCGCCGTCGCGGCCTTCGCCGCTCTGGGCTTCTCCGACGACGTCTACATGCTGTATCTAGCCATCATGGTCGGAGCCGTCAGTGGCCTGGCACCGCCGGCAATCAACGGCGTCCTGTCCCGCCAGGTACCCGACAACAGCCAGGGCGAATTGCAGGGCGCGGTGAACGCGGCAAGCTCGCTTGCCACCATCATCGGGCCGTTGGCCGCCACCCAAATCTTCTCCTACTACACGCACAGCCCTGGCTCATCGGGCTATTTCCCCGGAGCGCCGTTTATCGCTGCCAGTGCCAGCGTGCTGGTTGCCCTGGTGCTGTTCGCCTTTGCGGCCTGGCGCTTCGAACTGGGTCGCCGGCCCAGCGTAGCCGATCACCCGCATGCACCCGAAATGGCGCCGCCGGGACAGGTCCGGGTGCCGCCTCTGGAAAACGACGACTCCGATGCAAATTCGTCCCGCTAGCCCGGCCGACCACGCGGCGATCCTCGCCATAGTCGCCCCCACGCTGGCCGCAGGCGAGACCTACGCCATCGCCACCGATCTCGATGACGACGGCGTGCTCGCCTATTGGCTCAGCCCGACCCACGAAGTCTTCGTCGCCGCAGACGGCGGCACTATCTTGGGCACTTATTACCTCATGGCCAACCAGGCCGGCGGCGGCGCCCACGTCGCCAATTGCGGCTACATGACCGCCCCGGCCGCGCAAGGCAAAGGCATCGCCCGCGCCATGTGCGAACATTCGCTGGTTCGCGCGCGGGAACGTGGCTTCCGCGCCATGCAGTTCAACCACGTCGTCTCGACCAATACCCGCGCCGTGGCCCTTTGGCAGAAGCTGGGCTTCGACATTGTCGGCGCCCTGCCCCAGGCCTTCAACCACCCTGTTCACGGTTATGTCGACAGTTACGTGATGTTCAAAAAACTGATCTGAGCCAGCAGCTTAACCCTTCCTTATCGGAAATCGCCGCTGATACGCGCCGGGCGCCGCATCGGATTATCGCACGTGACCGGGCATTTCTTCTTCTCACTTCTCAATCCCGCGCTTTCGGCGATTCTAGCCGCCACCTTTGTTGCCCTGTGGCGCCGGCGTCCGGACCAGACCTATCTCGGCGCCCTGGCACTGACCTTCCTGTCCTGCGGCATTGCCTTCATTATCAATGACTTCGTCGATCCATTCGACGCGCCGGCGTCCCGCATCGCGTCGAACCTGCTTTTCCTCATGGCTGTTGTCGCCGCCAGCGTCGGGGCTCTCCTGCGCGTCAAGGCTCGAATACCCGTGCTGCTCTACGCCTGCATCTGCGCGCTGTGGGCCGTTAGCTTCTGCTGGTTCCTGTTCATCGTGCCCTCGACTGAGGCGCGCATCTACGTCTCCAGCGCCACCTTTGCCATGCTCGGCGGCACCACCGCGTGGTGGCTGGTTCGCGCCCGTCCGAGACGAAGCGTGGACCGGCTTTTCGTCGGCCTGTCCGTCGGCCTGTCGGCGCTCGCCGTGGTGAGGGCGTTGGCAACCCTGTTTGGGCAGCTCGATCTGAATTCGGGTGGCTCGCTGCGCGATTCAGCCTATTGGACGACGGTCCAGGCCACCACGCCGATCCTGGTGCTCGGTATTGGCCTCGCCTTCCTCATTGCCCTTGCCATCAGGTTGTTCGACGAACTGTCCGCCGAGGCCAACCTCGACTTCCTCACCGGCCTGCTCAATCGCCGAGGCTTCGACAAAGGCGTTCGGGCGCTTTGCGTCACGCAGGTCGGCGATATCCCGCCAGCCGTGATGATCGTCGATATCGATGCCTTCAAGCTCATCAATGACAGCTTCGGGCACGCGGTTGGTGACGAGGTCATCGCCGCGATCGCCAAGACCCTGGCCACGCACGGCCAGGCCGACCTGGTCTCACGCAGTGGCGGCGAGGAATTCACCCTCTATTACCGCTCATCCAGTCGCGACGGCCTGCTGGCTCACGCCGAAGCCATTCGCAACGCCCTCGCCGAGACCGACTTCCCGGGCGTGCCGAAAGGGCATCGAGTTACGGTCAGCATGGGACTGCATACCCGCCACCGGTCCGAAACCACCACCCAGATGCTAGCTGCCGCCGATCGTGCGCTCTACACGGCCAAACGCGCCGGCCGCGACCGTGCCGTCCTGGCGCCCGCGCCAGCACCCCTGCCGCAAGCCCGTCCCTCCCGCGAACGCCGAACAGGCAGCCGGGCTCGGGCCGGCTAAACAAAAGACCCCGCCGAAGCGGGGTCTTGGTCACATGCGATCTGGCTCGACTTACTTGCCCAGCGTGCTCGGCCAGGTGCCGTGCAAATCCGTGCCGCGACCGACAATCTCGAAGCCGTGTGCGCCGAAGAAGTCGCGCTGCCCCTGGATCAGGTTGGCGGTGCCCTGTGCCTGGCGATAGCTGTCGAAATAGCTCAGCGCGGCGGAAAGGCAGATCATCGGGAACTCGCCGACGGCGGCCGCGGCCACCACCTTACGCAGGCTCGGATGCGCGTCCTTCATGATGGCAACGAAGTCTGGCACCACCAGCAGGTTCACATTTCCGCCCTTGGCATAGGCAGAACTCATCTGATCGAGGAAACGCGAGCGGATGATGCAGCCGGCGCGCCAGATCTTGGCGATGGTCGCCAGCGGCA
Encoded proteins:
- a CDS encoding alpha/beta fold hydrolase — its product is MPTFQSDGLTLAYESFGEGPPVLCIHGFASSGKVNWIDTGWVETLTTAGYRAIVLDNRGHGGSDKPYDPERYYPQDMARDAVALLDHLGIERAAVLGYSMGARIAAFMAFQHEERVVCAIFGGMGMNLINGLSDGNDIISGLRAPSLDGLKHPTARQFRIFADHTKADRQALAACMETSRQPMARADVRRIAVPVLVAVGEADEMAGPPEPLAELMPDAEAFVIPKRDHMRATGDTKFKTAALAFLGRTFAPNSQS
- a CDS encoding zinc-finger domain-containing protein is translated as MAHGSTPHFHNTEGLRQIEVGSKEFQCVGALPPFDHPHVFLDMGKDNEIVCPYCSTHYVFNSRLAAGTSNPLSAVFHADAA
- a CDS encoding FAD-dependent monooxygenase gives rise to the protein MPGIGRTYYVAGAGITGLTLALALAKFGATVVVLERNPVLSEFGAGLQVSPNARRVLDRLGLDETISAHSLEPSGIDIYPYRRSSPLVTLELGQAMRDRFGAPYAVMHRADLADALYKACRRFANIDILFGVRSWDAVSHARGVTVSIDEANGQSRTARGLALIGTDGVHSLTRRNLLHGTDAQYRGRVAWRTLLPFDSLAGQLALDRVSVLFAPGYHMVCYPLPHRRQVNVALFAAASQNKSETGDVPVLPRSSRHSPRIDVILTAAGSTWTPWPLYTVETPRWHEGNIGIVGDAAHAMVPFQAQGAAMGIEDAAVLAPLLISEAGAETAFAKYELARRQRVTRVARTSRTNGTIFHMQWPLSIARNLVISAQGSQGHLKRLAWLYDYDAGVNQHVNDAP
- a CDS encoding TCR/Tet family MFS transporter, which codes for MQAATRSRLTLTCILVTILLDMVGVGIIVPVLPELLEDLTGGSSVANAAVIGGYLVFAYAFMQFVFSPVLGNLSDRFGRRPVLLVSLLGLTFDYLMMSIAPVVWYLFIGRIIAGIAGAALATATAYMADITPPHKRTHRFGLIGAAFGLGFIIGPVIGGELGEFGPRVPFYAAAGLAFANFLFGLLVLPESLPKASRRKFDIRRANPLGAVLALKKYPSVLWLLAVLFFFQLSAQALPTVFSYFTVEVFHFTSSTIGRTLGAFGLGFAISQALVAGPLSKGIGEPAVAMIGLLAAVAAFAALGFSDDVYMLYLAIMVGAVSGLAPPAINGVLSRQVPDNSQGELQGAVNAASSLATIIGPLAATQIFSYYTHSPGSSGYFPGAPFIAASASVLVALVLFAFAAWRFELGRRPSVADHPHAPEMAPPGQVRVPPLENDDSDANSSR
- a CDS encoding GNAT family N-acetyltransferase, which encodes MQIRPASPADHAAILAIVAPTLAAGETYAIATDLDDDGVLAYWLSPTHEVFVAADGGTILGTYYLMANQAGGGAHVANCGYMTAPAAQGKGIARAMCEHSLVRARERGFRAMQFNHVVSTNTRAVALWQKLGFDIVGALPQAFNHPVHGYVDSYVMFKKLI
- a CDS encoding GGDEF domain-containing protein, with amino-acid sequence MTGHFFFSLLNPALSAILAATFVALWRRRPDQTYLGALALTFLSCGIAFIINDFVDPFDAPASRIASNLLFLMAVVAASVGALLRVKARIPVLLYACICALWAVSFCWFLFIVPSTEARIYVSSATFAMLGGTTAWWLVRARPRRSVDRLFVGLSVGLSALAVVRALATLFGQLDLNSGGSLRDSAYWTTVQATTPILVLGIGLAFLIALAIRLFDELSAEANLDFLTGLLNRRGFDKGVRALCVTQVGDIPPAVMIVDIDAFKLINDSFGHAVGDEVIAAIAKTLATHGQADLVSRSGGEEFTLYYRSSSRDGLLAHAEAIRNALAETDFPGVPKGHRVTVSMGLHTRHRSETTTQMLAAADRALYTAKRAGRDRAVLAPAPAPLPQARPSRERRTGSRARAG